The genome window CGTGTGCCCGGTGGATGAAGACATACGCCGCACCTTCCGCGCCAAGATTGCCGCCATGCGCCACCTGTTCCGCAGTTGCGATGCGGTGTCCTTGGATATGGGCGAAGCCGATCGCTGCTTTGACGTGGTGCGCGCCGAAAGCTTTGTGGCCGCGTTCCGTGACACCTACGAGAAAGATCCCGCGCTGCTCGGGCCGAACGTCCGGGCCAATTACGAAATCGGCGCCAACATGACCTTGGCCGATCGCGCCTGGAGCCATCTGGAACAGACCCGCTTGTTCCGCCGGTTCCAGGAGCTGTACCGCGACTACGATCTGGTGCTGTCGCCGGTGACGCCGGTATCGCCATTTCCATGGTCGGAGCTGTATGCGCAAACCATCGAGGGCAAACCGGCGCGCAACTACTACCACTGGCTGGGTTTGACCTATGTGGTGACCCTGGTCGCCAATCCCGCTCTGTCCCTGCCTTGCGGGGTGGATGAGCATGGCATGCCTTTTGGCTTGCAAGTGATCGGCCCGCATCGAGGCGACGCGCGCGTGCTGGCCTGCGGCCACGCGATGGAGCAGGCGTTTGCCGCCAGCGACGCCCTGCGGCGTCCGCGTCCCGACTTGAGCAAGCTGTCCCGGCCGGTGCCGGAACTGCGTGCGCTGGCCACACATCCGCCGCGCGAGGCATTGGCGACCCGGGCGTTTTCGCAGGCAGAAGCCGAAGCGTTGCGCACCGAGGGATCGGCGTCGGCCGCCGTGTGATGCAAGGCGGCTCTAGCCGAATGCCGTCTGCACGGCGGCAAAGGCGGCGGCCACCAAAGGATCGTCACGGCGCGAGGCCGGTGTAATGAAAGACAGCTGTGCCTGAATGGACAGCTCTTTCACCAGCAGCAGCCCGTTGGCTTGGGATTCGCGCAGCGCGATGGAATCCCGCGCCAGCGATAGTCCGACACCGGATCGCACCAGGTCCAGCATCGAGGCCTCTTGATCCACTTCCGCCACCGCATTGGGCGACACGCCGAGCGACTCGAACTTATCGGTCAGCAGCCGGTGGTGTACGGAATCAGGCGGCGTCCAGATCCACGGCAGGGCGGCAATTGCAGTCCAGTTGCGTCCCGCGACCTGAGCGCCCCAACTTTTGGGCGCCACGACGTAATACGCGAAGGACGCCAGTGGCAAGGCGTGCAGGCCGGTCAGGTGCTTGGCGGGATCGTTGACGGCGCCATCCTGGGGACCCAAGAAAAACCCCACATCCAATTCACCCGACCGCACTTGCCGGCCCACTGAGCCCGACATGCCGTGGCGCAGCGTCGGGCGGATCTTCGGATAATGCTCCACCAGGTATTGCAGCGTGGCACCCAGGCGCAGGAACTCAGGGTCCAGAATGGTGCCTATGCGCAACTCGCCTTGCACGGTGTCGCGCAACGCGCCGATGGCTCGTTGAAAGTCATCCAGCGCGTCCAGGATACGTTGCG of Achromobacter seleniivolatilans contains these proteins:
- a CDS encoding LysR family transcriptional regulator; translation: MDLKHIRTFAAVAREGNLTRAAEHLHLTQPALSLQLKNFQESLDLTLFLRTAQGLAPNAEGRALLPAAQRILDALDDFQRAIGALRDTVQGELRIGTILDPEFLRLGATLQYLVEHYPKIRPTLRHGMSGSVGRQVRSGELDVGFFLGPQDGAVNDPAKHLTGLHALPLASFAYYVVAPKSWGAQVAGRNWTAIAALPWIWTPPDSVHHRLLTDKFESLGVSPNAVAEVDQEASMLDLVRSGVGLSLARDSIALRESQANGLLLVKELSIQAQLSFITPASRRDDPLVAAAFAAVQTAFG